The proteins below are encoded in one region of Brevundimonas fontaquae:
- a CDS encoding 50S ribosomal protein L11 methyltransferase produces the protein MSESALQIIARGPRAAAEAAAEAVDADPRLEGATYSILEEDEDNDVWRIDAFPTTDDEVEGLKAVLAGYPVTVLVEKLADADWLAMSLSGLPPVEAGRFFVYGAHDQGKVPEGRVTLKIDAGAAFGTGHHGTTVGCLEAFDKLLETESFEKVLDVGCGTGVLAIAAAKTGTPIAVGTDIDEPSARIANENAEINDAKCDFYFADGLSDPRIAQHQPYDLVFANILAAPLVHLAPEIGAALKSGGVAILSGLLRTQEERVLEAYLPLGFKVEQTIHHDAWSALQLRKG, from the coding sequence ATGTCCGAGTCCGCACTTCAGATAATCGCCCGTGGCCCTCGCGCCGCCGCAGAGGCCGCCGCAGAGGCCGTAGACGCTGATCCGCGGCTGGAAGGCGCGACCTATTCGATCCTGGAAGAGGACGAGGATAACGACGTCTGGCGCATCGACGCCTTCCCCACGACCGACGACGAGGTTGAGGGTCTGAAGGCGGTGCTGGCGGGTTATCCGGTGACGGTGCTGGTCGAGAAGCTGGCGGACGCCGACTGGCTGGCCATGTCGCTGTCGGGTCTGCCGCCCGTCGAGGCCGGTCGGTTCTTCGTCTATGGCGCGCACGATCAGGGCAAGGTGCCCGAGGGCCGCGTCACGCTGAAGATCGACGCCGGCGCCGCCTTTGGCACGGGCCACCATGGCACGACCGTCGGCTGCCTGGAGGCGTTCGACAAGCTGCTGGAGACCGAAAGCTTCGAGAAGGTGCTGGACGTGGGTTGCGGCACAGGGGTGCTGGCGATCGCGGCGGCCAAGACGGGCACGCCCATCGCCGTCGGCACCGACATCGACGAGCCCTCGGCCCGGATCGCCAATGAGAACGCCGAGATCAACGACGCCAAGTGCGACTTCTATTTCGCCGATGGTCTCAGCGATCCGCGCATCGCCCAGCATCAGCCGTATGATCTGGTGTTCGCCAACATCCTGGCCGCGCCGCTGGTGCATCTGGCGCCCGAGATCGGGGCAGCGCTGAAGAGCGGCGGGGTCGCGATCCTGTCGGGCCTGCTGCGCACGCAGGAGGAGCGGGTGCTGGAGGCCTATCTGCCGCTGGGCTTCAAGGTCGAGCAGACCATCCATCACGACGCCTGGAGCGCCCTGCAACTGCGCAAGGGCTGA